In Candidatus Thermoplasmatota archaeon, the genomic stretch AATCAGTACATTTAGCAATAATTACCAGATAATTTTTTATGTTACACCAATATCATTAATCATAGGTTTCATTTTATTACAAAGAGTAAAAATAACAACCTAATTTTTAGAAAATATCAAACTATTTATACTCAAGTAAATATTTGGCAAATGTTTATAAAAACTGGAGGTCGAGTATTAAAATGGCAACAAAAGAGGAAGTTTTGAAAGGATTAAATAAAGTGAAATCTAGACTTGATGATCCAGGAACAAAAGAAAAATTTAAGGATTTTACAAAAAAGATGCAGTTTACATTTACAGATCTTAACACGAACTATGTAATGGATATAGTTAACGGAGAAGCAAAATCTTTGAAAGAAGAAACCGTAGAAAAACCTGACATAATGGTCACAATAAAAAGTGATATTTTTCTTGCGATACTTGATAAAAAGATAAACCCCGTTACATCATATATGACTGGTAAAATAAAGGTTAAGGGATCTATGGGTGATTTATTAAAACTTCAGAAAATCATGTTTTAGATAAATCAACTTAGTTTATAATTAAAAGTTATTCGTGTTATTGGGAGGATAAAATGGATCTTGAAGGAAAAGTAGCGATTGTAACTGGCGCGGCATCTGGTATTGGCCGTGCAACCGCAATTTTGTTTGCAAAAGAGGGCGCAAAGGTTGTAATCGCAGATATCAACGATAGTGGTGGCAAAGAGACAGAAAAAATAATGAAAAAAGAAGGAGGGCAAGCTCTTTTTGTTCATGCGGATGTATCAAAAGAGCTAGATGTAAAAAACATGGTAAAAACTGTGAAAGAATCCTATGGTAAGATTGATATCCTTGTTAACAACGTAGGAGTTGTACTTGTTAAACCAATTATAGAAACAACAGAGCAGGGTTTTGAAAAGGTTGTTAATACAAATTATAAAAGTGTGTTTCTTTGTACAAAACATGTTTTACCATAAATGAAAAAAGGTGCGATAGTAAACGTTGCATCTATATCTGGTCATGTGGGGCAGATAAACCATGCAATATATGGTGGAACAAAAGGTGCTATTATCGCATTAACACGAGCTCTTGCATGGGAACTTGCACCTCTTGGTATTAGAGTTAATAGTATCAGCCCTGGTTCTGTTGAAACTCCTATGCTTTTGGGTGATGTAGAAATTCAAGCGAAAAGACTTGGCGTTTCCATGGATAAAATCAGGAAAGAAAGATCAGATATCTCTCTTCCTTTTTCTTTGCTGAGTTTCACAATTTTTTTGACTAACTCAGCGTTGTCTTTTGCTAGTACCCCTTTCTTCAAATAAGGATAATCTTCAGTCCCTACTCTAACATGTTTATTTAATTCGATAGCACGTGTTAATACAATCTCTTGATCTGGCCCCATAACACTCACAGAGCATACACATTCAGCAGGAAGATATTTGATCCTGTGCTCTAACTCATCCTTTGTAGGCGGAGACCAAGTTCCGCCAGGCCAACCAAGAAACTGTGTGAGAAAATAAGGTTTTTCTACTAATTTTTTTCCAATCAGAAAATTCAAATTCCATATAGAGCCATAATGCCAGACTTCAAATTCAGGCTTAATCTTTTTTTCTCTACATAACTTGCAGTAGTTTTCTAATTCCTTTCGTGTATGTAATCTATTTACTTCAATGCCGGAAAAGTATTCATCATGATGATTAAGGATAATCGACACCATATCAGGTTTAGATCCAAACAACTCATGTCTTTCTTGTATTAGGTCGCTAGACATACCACCTTGTATTATTATGTCGCATTTATCTCTAATTAATTCAACTGTTTTTTTTACATGCGTTTTTAGGTAAATGAACATGTGCGATGCTCGCTCCTTCGTTGTAACATTTATACACTATCTCTGCTATTTCTTCTGGTGTTTTTGGATAATTCTTTGCCTCTGGATATATCCATGCATTAGCTGTAGTAACGGTGACAATAAGCTTTTCTTGTGATGTTTTCATTGAATATCACCTAAGCAATTTTGTTTTCACTTAAATAGCTTTCTTTTAGGTTAAGTGTTAAAAATGAGAGAGACTGATTATTCGTTGCACAAATTTATTTAGCCTTTTATTATTCTCCAGACTGAGGTAGTATACATGCGTTTAACTGAACTAGGTAAAACTGGTGAAAAAATTCCTGTAATCGGACAAGGTACTTGGGGCATTAAAGCAAGAAAGCCTAAGGATAATTACGATCAGTGGAAAAAATCATTGAGACGTGGGATAGAGTTGGGTATGACACATATAGATACTGCAGAGGCGTACGGTTGGGGCATATCTGAGCGTATTGTTGGAGAGGTTGTAGCTGAGTATAGCAGAGATGAGTTGTTTATTACTAGCAAACTACTTCCAACACATTTCCGTTATTCACAAATGAAAAAAGCAGCAGAAAAGAGTCTTAAACGTTTGGGCCTTAAATATTTTGATCTGTACTTGATTCATTATCCTAATCCATTTATACCTATTAAGAGAAGTGTGCGATTGCTTGAAGATCTTCTCGTCGAAGGAGAAACGCGGTATATTGGAGTTAGCAACTTCTCCGTAGAAAAATTTCAGAATGCACAAGAGTGTTTGAAGAAGGCAGAACTTGTTAATACTCAGCTTCGTACAAACGTGGTCCATCAAAAACACATAATAAATAATCTATCATTCTATAGAAAACATGGCGTTACTCTTACTGCTTATAGTCCTCTTGGTCATAAAGGTTTAAAGAATATAAATGAAGAACTGATGCACAAACTTGAGAAAATCGCAGAGAAACACAACGCAACCATCCATCAAATAGCTATTGCGTGGCTAGTTAATATTGATGGCGTAATTACAATCCCAAAGGCGTTCCAGCTTAATCATGTAGAATCTAATGCATTGGCTGGTGAAATAGTTCTATCAGATAATGAAATAAATCTTGTTGCTGAAAGTCGTATAAAATAGTAAAATATTTCTTTTTAGGACAATAAAAAGTGCTCCTGTCGGGATTTGAACCCGAGTCACCAGCTCGAAAGGCTGGGATGATTGGCCACTACACTACAGGAGCAAAAACCTATTTGTCTCTATAAGGGTATCCCAAGAATGCTAAAATACTTATTTAAAACTACGCTATTCCTATAAAGTAACCAAAAAAAAAATTTGATTTTGTAGAGTTCTTTATAGATTATATGTTATTTTATAGGGTTACCAGGTGTCTCTTTCGCTTTCTTCTGTTTCTTCTTCCTCTTCAATCTCTTCTTCTTTATCTATATCTCGTGAGTGAACTCTTCCTTTTTTTTCCTGTTTTTTTTGCCATAATCCCAATTCCTCTCTTCTTTTTTGAGTATGGGTAGTTGAATCAATTGATGTTTATAAAACTTACTAGAATAATTTCAGAGATGGTGTTTAGTAGCCCTGAGCGGATTCGAACCGCTGTCGTCGGCTCCAAAGGCCGAAATGATTGACCACTACACCACAGGGCTATAAAATTTATATGTCTTGTAATGGGAGTGGATTATAATATCTATATATAACTTTTAACATACGGTACCTAACAAATATTACTAATTCGAAGGATGATTATCTTTGATTGACGAAAAACTCTTAGAGAATGTTTCTGCTAAGCTAAAGAAAAGTGGTTTGACTATTGCCACAGCTGAGTCTTGCACTGGTGGATTGATTGCTCATACTCTTACTAATATTTCTGGTAGCTCAGATTATTTCGACAGGGGTGTTGTATCATATAGTAATAGATCTAAAGTTGAGTTGCTAGGTGTACCTGAAGAATTAATAAAGCAGTATGGTGCTGTCAGTGAACAAGTAGCTAAGGCTATGGCAGAGGGCATAAGAAAAAAATCAAAGGTTGACATAGGGGTGGCTACAACTGGCATAGCTGGTCCAACTGGTGGTACAAAAGATAAACCTGTTGGTCTTGTTTACATCGCTGTTTCTACAACCGATAATACAGTTGTTAAAAGATTTCAGTTTAGTGGCAACCGCCTTAAAAACAAAGAGAGTACGTGCAATGCTGCATTGAATATGATTTTGGATTTTTTAAAAAGATAAATGGTGGTATCTCTGTTAACTATTGATGGTTCCTATGGCGAGGGTGGGGGGCAGATACTCAGAACTGCTGTGGCCCTGTCTGTTGTCACAAAAAAACCTGTTGAGATAGTCAACATTCGTTCTAAACGCCCTGATCCTGGTATTAAACCACAGCATTACGTTGCAATAAAAAGCATGGAGGAGCTTTGCGGCGGTGAATCAACTGATCTAGAGATAGGTTCCTCCCATCTAATATTTAAACCAGGTGAGATAAAAGGGGGAAACTATAAGTTTGATATAGGCACAGCTGGTAGCATCACACTAGTCTTCCAAGCACTTTTACTATCTGCTTTTAAGACACATGAGCCAATTACCATAAATGTTAAGGGTGGTACAGATGTTAAATGGGCTCCGTCATGGGATTACTTCAACTATGTGTTTTTGTCGCTCTTGAAAAAAATGGGTGTTTCTGTCGATGCCCAGTTGATAAAAAGAGGTTATTACCCAAAAGGTGGCGGTGAAGGATCAATAACAATAAAACCATCCAGTATGCTTCATCCTCTGTTTTTAGATGAAAAACAAAATTTTACCATAGTGGACGGCATCATTCACAGTGCTAATCTACCAGAGGACATTGGTAAGAGGATGAAACATGCTGCAATAAAAACATTAATGAAAAAAAACCTAAAGGCCAATATAACATTTGAGGATAACCCTGCTTTTTCCACTGGTATTGGTATCACTCTCTGGACAAAGTCAGATAGCTCTATTTTAGGTTCTACCATGCTTGGTGAACGTGGTGTTCCTGCTGAAAAAATCGGTGGTGATGCTGCATTGAATTTAATAAAAGATATCGAGTCTGGTGCCAACATTGATCCTTATGCTTTCGATCAAGTTATTCCATATCTTGCGATTATACATGGTGGTTCATCTTGTGTTGTTAGAGAGATTAGTAATCACGCGAAAACAAACATGTGGCTTGTCAAACAGTTTTTTGACATTGATTTTAAGCTTGAAAAATTTGGTAACGCAACTATAGTGACTGTAGGTTCTATATAGACAAAAAATATAAACACAGATCATTTTATTGAGTTCTATGAGAATAGCACACATATCTGATATACATTTTAATTTTGGAACAGATTTTAATGAAAAAGTTTATGAAAAAGCTGTTAAAATTTTAAATAAGATTAATCCTGATTTGGTTTTTATTTCAGGTGATATTACAACAGATGGACTGCTTTCTGAATATGATTTAGCAAATGAAAAATTAAAAGAAATTAATTTTAAACAAGTGGTTGTTCCTGGTAACCATGATGAAAGAAACTTAGGTTTTAAGTTGTTTCGAGAGTTTTTTGGTAAAACAGATTTTATTAAAACTTTTGATCAAGTTAATTTAGTTGCTCTTTCCTCCAGTGAACCTGATAAAGATGATGGTAGACTTGGTAGAGGTAGACATGAGTTTATTGAGCGTGCAATTAAAAAGAAAAATAAAATGACATTTGTTGGTTTTCATCATCATTTGGTTCCTGTGCCTAATTCTGGTAGAGAGGCAAATATTATTGAGGATGCTGGTGAAACACTTGATATAATATTAAGAAATAAAATTCCTCTTGTATTAATGGGGCACAGACATGTTCCATGGGCAGTTAAAATACATAAAACTTTACTAGTTAATGCTGGAACTTTTTCTTGTAATCGTACCCGTGCTCATCTTGGTAATACTTTTAATGTTATTGATATAAATAAAGATATTATTGAAATCACTGTTGTAAATATTAGAAAAGAAAAATTTAAAAAAATGATAGATTTTAATACACAAAATGGCTTTTATTTAAATAAAAATTACGATTAATAAAGAAAAATTATTATTTTTTTCGTAATCTTTATCATTAATTTTCTTATTCATATTTTGCTTTAAGGAGGAGGTTATTGTT encodes the following:
- a CDS encoding aldo/keto reductase, translated to MRLTELGKTGEKIPVIGQGTWGIKARKPKDNYDQWKKSLRRGIELGMTHIDTAEAYGWGISERIVGEVVAEYSRDELFITSKLLPTHFRYSQMKKAAEKSLKRLGLKYFDLYLIHYPNPFIPIKRSVRLLEDLLVEGETRYIGVSNFSVEKFQNAQECLKKAELVNTQLRTNVVHQKHIINNLSFYRKHGVTLTAYSPLGHKGLKNINEELMHKLEKIAEKHNATIHQIAIAWLVNIDGVITIPKAFQLNHVESNALAGEIVLSDNEINLVAESRIK
- the rtcA gene encoding RNA 3'-terminal phosphate cyclase, whose translation is MVVSLLTIDGSYGEGGGQILRTAVALSVVTKKPVEIVNIRSKRPDPGIKPQHYVAIKSMEELCGGESTDLEIGSSHLIFKPGEIKGGNYKFDIGTAGSITLVFQALLLSAFKTHEPITINVKGGTDVKWAPSWDYFNYVFLSLLKKMGVSVDAQLIKRGYYPKGGGEGSITIKPSSMLHPLFLDEKQNFTIVDGIIHSANLPEDIGKRMKHAAIKTLMKKNLKANITFEDNPAFSTGIGITLWTKSDSSILGSTMLGERGVPAEKIGGDAALNLIKDIESGANIDPYAFDQVIPYLAIIHGGSSCVVREISNHAKTNMWLVKQFFDIDFKLEKFGNATIVTVGSI
- a CDS encoding 3-keto-5-aminohexanoate cleavage protein; translated protein: MFIYLKTHVKKTVELIRDKCDIIIQGGMSSDLIQERHELFGSKPDMVSIILNHHDEYFSGIEVNRLHTRKELENYCKLCREKKIKPEFEVWHYGSIWNLNFLIGKKLVEKPYFLTQFLGWPGGTWSPPTKDELEHRIKYLPAECVCSVSVMGPDQEIVLTRAIELNKHVRVGTEDYPYLKKGVLAKDNAELVKKIVKLSKEKGREISDLSFLILSMETPSLFA
- a CDS encoding metallophosphoesterase, which translates into the protein MRIAHISDIHFNFGTDFNEKVYEKAVKILNKINPDLVFISGDITTDGLLSEYDLANEKLKEINFKQVVVPGNHDERNLGFKLFREFFGKTDFIKTFDQVNLVALSSSEPDKDDGRLGRGRHEFIERAIKKKNKMTFVGFHHHLVPVPNSGREANIIEDAGETLDIILRNKIPLVLMGHRHVPWAVKIHKTLLVNAGTFSCNRTRAHLGNTFNVIDINKDIIEITVVNIRKEKFKKMIDFNTQNGFYLNKNYD
- a CDS encoding 3-keto-5-aminohexanoate cleavage protein; the protein is MKTSQEKLIVTVTTANAWIYPEAKNYPKTPEEIAEIVYKCYNEGASIAHVHLPKNACKKNS
- a CDS encoding CinA family protein, which gives rise to MIDEKLLENVSAKLKKSGLTIATAESCTGGLIAHTLTNISGSSDYFDRGVVSYSNRSKVELLGVPEELIKQYGAVSEQVAKAMAEGIRKKSKVDIGVATTGIAGPTGGTKDKPVGLVYIAVSTTDNTVVKRFQFSGNRLKNKESTCNAALNMILDFLKR
- a CDS encoding SCP2 sterol-binding domain-containing protein, encoding MATKEEVLKGLNKVKSRLDDPGTKEKFKDFTKKMQFTFTDLNTNYVMDIVNGEAKSLKEETVEKPDIMVTIKSDIFLAILDKKINPVTSYMTGKIKVKGSMGDLLKLQKIMF